One part of the Algibacter sp. L1A34 genome encodes these proteins:
- a CDS encoding endonuclease MutS2: MIHIHEKTLQDLEFHAVLQQVSELCVTPLGKQKALEIEPFRTKEELLNALQLTNEYLSSLYNDNRIPNHGFDTIAKELKLLHIENTYLEVHGLKKIVSMSISVNAILVFLKKFAEYYPELHQFASHIEVTKVLIEKVDAIVDRFGDIKDNASTVLYGLRQSINQIKGKINASFSSALNTYHGMEYLDDIRESVVDNKRVLAVKAMYRRKVKGAIMGGSRTGSIVYIEPETTLQHSRELNNLEYEEQEEVIRILKDVTNFIRPFLPLLENYQDFLIDIDLISAKAKYAKSMNGILPEFTEDHSMNLRDAFHPLLYLNNLEKKQKIFSQSIELKKDSRIIVISGPNAGGKSITLKTVGLLQVMLQSGMLIPVHERSTVCLFDRILSDIGDNQSIENHLSTYSYRLKQMNYFLKKCNKNTLFLIDEFGTGSDPELGGALAETFLEEFYHREAFGIITTHYSNLKILANEMPNMLNANMLFDERTLEPLFKLVIGQAGSSFTFEVAQKNGIPYSLINRAKKKIERSKVRFDATIAKLQKERSKLEKTGQSLKENEKKKGEEADKLEEINTKIQKKLESYQELYDSNQRLIYLGQKVNDIAEKFFENKQKKELMGELFKIVQIENSKRKRVTVKQKKKVKAKEVQVKKEVEKKVEVIREKKKEAKKKAIEAPKPKSIIRLGDRVRMEDGRAVGTIDKIEKNKAVVNYGIFTTNVSIDQLELVEHMKK; this comes from the coding sequence ATGATACACATTCACGAAAAAACATTACAAGATTTAGAGTTCCATGCCGTTTTACAACAAGTAAGCGAGCTTTGCGTAACACCATTAGGCAAACAAAAGGCTTTAGAAATAGAGCCGTTTAGAACCAAAGAAGAACTCCTAAACGCATTACAACTCACTAACGAATATTTATCGTCATTATATAACGATAATCGTATACCTAACCATGGTTTCGATACTATTGCAAAAGAATTGAAACTCCTTCATATAGAAAACACTTATTTAGAAGTGCATGGCTTAAAAAAAATTGTTTCAATGTCGATTTCGGTAAATGCAATACTTGTGTTTTTAAAGAAATTTGCAGAATATTACCCAGAATTACACCAATTTGCATCGCATATTGAAGTTACCAAAGTACTTATTGAAAAAGTAGATGCTATTGTTGATCGTTTTGGAGACATAAAAGATAATGCCTCTACTGTTTTATATGGTTTGCGTCAATCTATAAACCAAATAAAAGGAAAAATAAACGCGAGCTTCAGTTCCGCTTTAAATACTTACCACGGCATGGAATATCTAGATGATATTCGCGAATCTGTGGTAGACAACAAACGTGTTTTAGCAGTAAAAGCGATGTACCGCCGTAAAGTTAAAGGCGCCATAATGGGCGGTAGTAGAACAGGAAGTATTGTTTATATAGAACCAGAAACTACGCTGCAACATTCACGTGAACTAAATAATTTAGAATACGAAGAGCAAGAAGAAGTTATTCGTATTTTAAAAGATGTTACCAATTTTATTCGTCCGTTTTTACCATTATTAGAAAATTATCAAGATTTTTTAATCGATATAGATCTTATTTCCGCGAAAGCGAAATACGCCAAATCTATGAACGGGATTTTACCAGAATTTACAGAAGATCACAGCATGAATTTGCGTGATGCCTTCCACCCACTACTCTATTTAAACAATTTAGAAAAAAAACAAAAAATATTTTCGCAAAGTATAGAGTTAAAAAAAGATAGCAGGATTATTGTGATCTCTGGACCAAATGCGGGCGGAAAAAGTATAACTTTAAAAACCGTTGGATTACTACAAGTTATGTTGCAAAGTGGTATGCTAATTCCTGTACACGAACGGAGCACCGTTTGTTTATTCGATAGAATATTAAGTGATATTGGCGACAACCAATCCATTGAAAACCATTTAAGTACATATAGTTATCGTTTAAAACAAATGAATTATTTCTTGAAGAAGTGTAACAAAAACACACTTTTTTTAATAGATGAATTTGGAACAGGGAGTGATCCGGAACTTGGAGGTGCTTTAGCGGAAACTTTTTTAGAAGAGTTTTACCATCGCGAAGCTTTTGGAATTATTACCACACACTATTCTAACCTGAAAATTTTGGCAAACGAAATGCCAAATATGCTTAACGCAAATATGCTTTTTGATGAGCGTACGCTTGAACCTTTATTTAAACTCGTAATCGGACAAGCAGGAAGTAGTTTTACTTTTGAAGTTGCACAGAAAAATGGTATTCCTTATAGTTTAATAAACCGAGCTAAAAAGAAAATTGAACGTAGCAAAGTTCGTTTTGATGCCACAATTGCTAAACTTCAAAAAGAACGTTCTAAATTAGAAAAAACAGGCCAATCATTAAAAGAAAACGAAAAGAAAAAAGGAGAAGAAGCCGATAAACTTGAAGAAATAAATACCAAAATCCAAAAGAAACTAGAAAGCTATCAAGAACTCTACGATAGCAATCAACGTTTAATTTACTTAGGCCAAAAGGTTAATGATATTGCCGAGAAGTTTTTTGAAAACAAACAGAAAAAAGAACTCATGGGCGAACTTTTTAAAATAGTTCAAATTGAAAATTCTAAACGTAAACGCGTTACTGTAAAGCAAAAAAAGAAAGTAAAAGCCAAAGAAGTTCAGGTAAAAAAAGAAGTAGAAAAAAAGGTTGAAGTTATTCGCGAAAAGAAAAAAGAAGCGAAGAAAAAAGCCATTGAAGCTCCTAAACCAAAATCGATAATTCGTTTAGGCGATCGCGTCCGCATGGAAGATGGCCGAGCCGTTGGTACCATTGATAAAATTGAAAAAAATAAAGCTGTTGTAAACTATGGCATCTTTACTACAAATGTGAGTATTGATCAGTTGGAATTGGTGGAGCATATGAAGAAGTAA
- a CDS encoding gliding motility-associated C-terminal domain-containing protein has translation MRRLNVFIFFVLSFTQIVSAQIGKPMLGFTQACASPSFNTYNVTFTFSSDIGSNASNQFEIELSDENGDFSTASTIYVSEAGSVTVSPATLTFSLPTTTSGEGYEIKIKSTEPAVSSTASDAFAAYYKIQDSPFTINNLIATGSYCSSGSYLLTIDNPGDDKNDSPLKYESLTFKWFKETGPSTSVFVDYGNTLEVDSPGIYFVETNYGTCTSNSYSNRVTIDEVELDASTFTINSSLEIPYCASDGPTILTAIKGDTYQWFLDDVEITGATEQMYTTNVEGTYLVNVSLGSCSSSATIDLVNTDFTASIDVPEYNDIEANETLEINVTTTATDPQFNWYLDKTSVATGISYEATESGNYTVEVLQTTGCVSTKTFSFEVNKKTGTDKIDPFPDVEQIPNIISPNNDGENDTWVIPKIYVSGTNAKVLIFSPQGKIVFKTDDYQNNWPINQIEFKSINPVYYYIITTENNEIHKGSITVIR, from the coding sequence ATGAGACGTTTAAATGTTTTTATTTTTTTTGTTTTGAGTTTTACGCAAATAGTAAGTGCTCAAATAGGAAAACCAATGCTTGGTTTTACTCAGGCTTGTGCGAGTCCGTCATTTAATACCTACAATGTTACGTTTACTTTTTCTTCAGATATAGGATCAAATGCATCAAATCAGTTTGAAATAGAACTTTCCGACGAAAACGGCGATTTTTCAACAGCATCTACTATTTATGTTTCAGAAGCAGGAAGTGTAACAGTATCACCAGCAACATTAACATTTTCTTTGCCTACAACCACTTCAGGCGAAGGCTATGAAATTAAAATAAAAAGTACCGAACCAGCGGTTTCAAGTACTGCTTCCGATGCTTTTGCTGCATATTATAAAATTCAAGATTCACCATTTACTATTAATAATTTAATTGCAACTGGATCTTATTGTTCATCAGGGAGTTACCTGTTAACTATTGATAATCCTGGTGATGATAAAAATGATTCACCATTAAAATATGAATCACTTACCTTTAAATGGTTTAAAGAAACAGGCCCATCAACTTCAGTTTTTGTGGATTACGGTAATACTTTGGAAGTAGATTCTCCAGGTATATATTTTGTAGAAACTAATTATGGAACTTGTACTTCAAATTCATATTCAAATCGTGTTACTATAGATGAAGTTGAGCTTGATGCGTCAACATTTACTATAAACTCCAGCTTAGAAATTCCATATTGTGCTAGCGACGGACCAACCATTTTAACGGCTATTAAGGGTGATACATATCAATGGTTTTTAGATGATGTTGAAATTACTGGGGCTACGGAACAAATGTATACAACAAATGTAGAAGGAACTTATTTAGTAAATGTAAGCTTAGGAAGTTGTTCATCCAGTGCAACTATAGATTTAGTAAATACCGATTTTACTGCAAGTATTGATGTACCAGAGTATAACGATATTGAAGCAAATGAAACTTTAGAAATTAATGTTACAACTACAGCAACAGATCCTCAATTTAATTGGTATTTAGATAAAACATCTGTCGCTACAGGTATTAGTTATGAAGCTACTGAATCTGGTAATTACACGGTTGAAGTATTACAAACAACGGGATGTGTTTCAACAAAAACATTTTCGTTTGAAGTAAATAAAAAGACAGGTACTGATAAAATAGATCCATTTCCGGATGTTGAGCAAATTCCAAATATAATTAGCCCAAATAATGACGGTGAAAATGATACCTGGGTAATTCCTAAAATTTATGTTAGTGGCACAAATGCTAAAGTGTTGATATTTAGTCCGCAAGGTAAAATAGTTTTTAAGACCGATGATTATCAAAATAACTGGCCAATAAATCAAATAGAATTTAAAAGTATAAATCCAGTGTATTATTACATAATTACGACCGAAAATAACGAAATACATAAAGGATCGATAACTGTTATTAGATAA
- a CDS encoding PorP/SprF family type IX secretion system membrane protein: protein MKKYILHTVLFLCLTTQVYSQENDIAAFALPVRNSLKFNKYALNPTFSFVREQNKYISITNKRQWVQFENSPENYLLSYSGRFSENIGAGIGLFQQNIGVFTNFGGVLNFAYNAVLNRDSNLTFGTNIAFYQSGINEGKVVSNYPDSALNNIEKSSVITINPGLNYGTKFLDFGVAINNLVSYNMNSSELIEENPEQSVQGHIMYTGYIQSRGFFDESKFSGLVRSEFKKDETVVSGIMMLAMPKGIWTQVGYNTLYGVSAGLGLNVSNSIAIEYNYEKSMGELSGFGNSHEITLAYKFKKKFRYDYSDDEEETSLFSPSNKPKRSASKQSAKTSESDKEKFRNNRVASSEVKEERKVEKIAEVKAKAEEVAKTREIAREKAKTARVAKANQLAYKLYKAKQAKEAARAKQLASAQARAEEVAKARQLTAEQAKAEEVARAKQLAEEQAKAEEVARAKQLAEEQAKAEEVARAKQLAEEKAKAEEVARAKQLAEEKAKAEEVARANKLTEEQAKAEAAARAKQLAEEKAKAEEVARAKQLADEKAKAEEVARANKLTEEQAKAEEIARAKQLADEKAKAEAVARAKQLADEKAKAEEVARANKLTVEQAKAEAVARAKQLADEKAKAEAVARAKQLADEKAKAEEIARAKQLAEEKAKSEEVARANKLTEEQAKAEAAARAKQLADEKAKAEEIARAKQLADEKAKALENQPVAVVTPQPMIDITKLTDASKIKQEDLLSRLNEKTAGKQKDLDDLKKENDLRDKGIVSPPKPFRRVSEENAALEALKIEVDDVISARTDKIKEIEDLYNQRRKKVKSKDDPLNIIYLDAIELLYKEQKEAKETKERLVSTLERIKIATDIERKRRIKKADYENEEDRFKKDRAALARIKNNTEVSTEPLTESDFDFGKKLSNIQIMKGVDNVESGYYLVVAVHSDVAKRDAFLAKAVAAGQSNIDFFYDVNSSNYFIYYQKFDDIEMASRVLLNRNNKPYDSRMSMVKIEN, encoded by the coding sequence ATGAAAAAGTATATTCTACATACCGTTTTATTTTTGTGTTTAACTACTCAGGTCTATTCTCAAGAGAATGATATTGCCGCGTTTGCATTACCTGTTAGGAATTCGTTAAAATTCAACAAATATGCCTTAAATCCTACATTTAGTTTTGTGCGGGAACAAAATAAATATATAAGTATTACCAATAAAAGGCAATGGGTTCAATTCGAAAATTCTCCTGAGAATTATTTATTAAGTTATTCTGGCCGGTTTAGTGAAAATATTGGAGCCGGTATTGGTTTATTTCAGCAAAACATTGGTGTATTTACTAACTTTGGCGGTGTTTTGAATTTTGCTTACAATGCTGTTCTTAATCGAGACAGTAATTTAACTTTTGGTACTAATATAGCATTTTATCAAAGTGGTATAAATGAAGGTAAAGTTGTTTCTAACTATCCTGATTCAGCATTAAATAATATAGAAAAAAGCTCAGTTATTACAATAAATCCAGGGCTTAATTATGGAACTAAATTCTTAGATTTTGGTGTTGCTATTAATAATTTGGTTTCATATAATATGAATTCTTCCGAACTTATTGAAGAAAATCCAGAGCAAAGTGTTCAAGGTCATATTATGTACACGGGCTATATACAAAGTCGTGGTTTTTTTGATGAAAGTAAATTTTCTGGTTTAGTGAGATCGGAGTTTAAAAAAGATGAAACTGTAGTATCTGGAATTATGATGCTTGCTATGCCTAAAGGTATATGGACACAAGTTGGATATAATACGCTTTATGGTGTTTCGGCAGGATTAGGTTTAAATGTAAGTAATTCAATAGCAATAGAATATAATTACGAGAAATCTATGGGGGAGTTGTCAGGATTTGGTAATTCTCATGAAATTACTTTGGCTTATAAATTCAAAAAGAAATTTAGATATGATTATAGTGATGACGAGGAAGAAACTTCACTTTTTTCTCCATCAAATAAACCAAAACGATCAGCTTCAAAACAATCAGCTAAAACAAGTGAAAGTGATAAAGAAAAATTTAGAAATAATAGAGTAGCAAGTTCCGAAGTAAAAGAAGAAAGAAAAGTTGAAAAAATAGCAGAAGTAAAAGCTAAAGCAGAAGAAGTTGCTAAAACGAGAGAAATAGCACGAGAAAAAGCTAAAACGGCAAGAGTAGCTAAAGCAAATCAATTAGCATACAAATTATATAAAGCGAAACAAGCTAAAGAAGCAGCAAGAGCAAAACAATTAGCAAGTGCGCAAGCTAGAGCGGAAGAAGTTGCTAAAGCTAGACAATTAACAGCGGAACAAGCTAAAGCAGAAGAAGTTGCAAGAGCGAAACAATTAGCTGAAGAACAAGCTAAAGCAGAAGAAGTTGCAAGAGCGAAACAATTAGCTGAAGAACAAGCTAAAGCAGAAGAAGTTGCAAGAGCGAAACAATTAGCTGAAGAAAAAGCTAAAGCAGAAGAAGTTGCGAGAGCGAAACAATTAGCTGAAGAAAAAGCTAAAGCAGAAGAAGTTGCAAGAGCAAATAAATTGACAGAAGAGCAAGCTAAAGCAGAAGCAGCTGCAAGAGCAAAACAATTAGCAGAAGAAAAAGCTAAAGCAGAAGAAGTTGCAAGAGCGAAACAATTAGCAGATGAAAAAGCTAAAGCAGAAGAAGTTGCAAGAGCAAATAAATTGACAGAAGAGCAAGCTAAAGCAGAAGAAATTGCTAGAGCGAAACAATTAGCAGATGAAAAAGCTAAAGCAGAAGCAGTTGCAAGAGCAAAACAATTAGCGGATGAAAAAGCTAAAGCTGAAGAAGTTGCAAGAGCAAATAAATTGACAGTAGAGCAAGCTAAAGCAGAAGCAGTTGCAAGAGCGAAACAATTAGCAGATGAAAAAGCTAAAGCAGAAGCAGTTGCAAGAGCAAAACAATTAGCGGATGAAAAAGCTAAAGCAGAAGAAATTGCAAGAGCGAAACAATTAGCAGAAGAAAAAGCTAAATCTGAAGAAGTTGCAAGAGCAAATAAATTGACAGAAGAGCAAGCTAAAGCAGAAGCAGCTGCAAGAGCGAAACAATTAGCGGATGAAAAAGCTAAAGCTGAAGAAATTGCAAGAGCAAAACAATTAGCAGATGAAAAAGCTAAAGCTTTAGAAAATCAACCTGTGGCTGTAGTTACGCCACAACCGATGATTGATATAACGAAATTAACCGATGCATCTAAGATAAAACAAGAGGATTTATTAAGCCGATTAAATGAAAAAACGGCTGGCAAACAAAAAGATCTTGATGATTTGAAAAAGGAAAATGATTTAAGAGATAAAGGTATTGTTAGCCCTCCAAAACCATTTAGACGTGTTTCTGAAGAAAATGCAGCTTTAGAAGCCTTAAAGATTGAGGTTGATGATGTTATAAGTGCAAGAACTGATAAAATAAAAGAGATTGAAGATTTATACAACCAGAGACGTAAAAAGGTTAAAAGTAAAGACGACCCTCTTAATATTATTTATTTAGATGCCATTGAGCTTCTATATAAAGAACAAAAAGAAGCAAAAGAAACGAAGGAAAGATTAGTTTCTACACTTGAGCGTATTAAAATAGCAACAGATATTGAAAGAAAACGTCGTATTAAAAAAGCTGATTATGAAAATGAGGAGGATCGATTTAAGAAGGATAGAGCAGCTTTAGCTAGAATTAAAAATAATACAGAAGTTAGTACAGAACCGCTAACAGAAAGTGATTTCGATTTTGGTAAAAAGTTAAGTAATATTCAAATTATGAAAGGAGTAGATAATGTGGAAAGCGGATATTATTTGGTAGTTGCCGTACATAGTGATGTTGCTAAAAGAGATGCTTTTTTAGCCAAAGCAGTGGCTGCAGGACAATCAAATATTGATTTCTTTTATGATGTTAATAGTAGTAACTATTTTATTTATTATCAAAAATTTGATGATATCGAAATGGCATCAAGAGTTTTACTAAACAGAAACAATAAACCATACGATAGTAGAATGTCAATGGTTAAAATAGAGAATTAA